The nucleotide sequence GCTGGCTGCGGGTGCTGGACGTGCCGACGGCACTGACCGCCCGGACCTACGCCGCGACCCTCGACACCGTGCTCCGCATCGAGGACCCTCTCGGCTTCGCCGCCGGCACGTGGTGCCTGCGCATCGACGCCACGGGCAGGGCCGTCGCGGAGGCGGCGCCGGAGGCCGATGCCGCCGTCGTCCTCGACGTCTCGGCGCTGTCGTCGCTCTACGCGGGCAGCGTGCGCGTCGCCGCTCTGCACGGGGCCGGCCGGATCACCGGTGCCCTCGACGCGGTGGAGGCGCTGGATCGCGCGTTCGTCGCCTTCCCGGCGCCGTCACTCGACATCTGGTACTAGCCCTCGAAAACACGAGAAGGGCGCCCCGGCCGAAGCCGGGGCGCCCTTCTCGTCGGAGGAGGTCGCTCAGTCGAGGGTGACCGCCGCGCGGATCAGGGTGGCCTGCTCCGTGGCGTGCACCTTCGACGATCCCGTCGCCGGCGACGCCGAGGCGGGGCGGGAGACCGGGCGGAACGAGCGGTCACCGGGTACGTCCGCGAACGCGAGGGCCAGGAACGGCCAGGCACCCTGGTTCTCCGGCTCCTCCTGCACCCACACCAGCTCGGCGTTCGGATAGGAGTCGGTGATCTTCTTCAGCTCGTCGATCGGCGTCGGGTAGAGCTGCTCGAGACGTACCAGGGCGATCGCCGGGTTCGGGTTCTTCTCCAGCTCGGCGCGGAGGTCCCAGTGCACCTTGCCGCTGTGCACGAGCACGCGCTTCACGGCGGAACGGTCGAGCCCGCGGTCGTCGTCGATGACCGGCTCGAAGCGGCCGCCGGTGAACGCCTCCACGGGGCTCGTCGCTCCCCGCAGCCGCAGCATCGCCTTCGGCGTGAAGACGATCAGCGGCTTGCGCGGGCGGGCGTAGGCCTGACGGCGCAGCAGGTGGAAGTGCGATGCCGGCGTCGACGGACGCGCCACGATCATGTTGTCCTGCGCGCACAGCTGCAGGAACCGCTCGATGCGGGCGGACGAGTGGTCCGGCCCCTGGCCCTCGTAGCCGTGGGGGAGCAGGAGCGTGACGCTGGACTGCTGGCCCCACTTCTGCTCCGCGGCGGAGATGTACTCGTCGATGACCGACTGCGCGCCGTTGACGAAGTCGCCGAACTGCGCCTCCCAGAGCACGAGCGCCTCGGGCGCCTCCACCGAGTAGCCGTACTCGAAGCCGAGCGCGGCGTACTCGCTGAGCAGCGAGTCGTAGACGAAGAAGCGGCCCTGGGCGTCGGACAGGTTCGACAGCGGCAGCCACTCCTGACCGTTCGCCCGGTCGTGGAGGGCGGCGTGGCGCTGCACGAACGTGCCGCGGCGCGAGTCCTGGCCGGCGAGGCGCACCGGCGTGCCCTCGACCAGCAGCGACCCGAAGGCCAGCAACTCGCCGAAGCCCCAGTCGATGTTCCCGTTGCGGCTCATGTCGAGGCGCTTCTCCAGCAGCTGCTGGATCTTCGGGTGCACCGTGAAGCCCTCGGGCTTGTTCACGAACGCGTCGCCGATGAGACGGATGACCTCGGCGGGGACACCGGTGACCTCGGGAGCACCCACTTGGTCCTCGACCTGCGGGATCTCCGGGGCGATCGGCGTCGCCCCGGTCTCGGCGGCGTGCGTCTCGGCGAAGGCGATCTCCAGGCGGTTCTGGAAGTCGGCCTTGGCCTCGTTGTACTCCTCCTCGGTGATGTCACCGCGACCGACGAGAGACTCCGTGTAGAGGCGGCGGACGGAGCGCTTCGCCTGGATGAGGTCGGTCATCAGCGGCTGCGTCATCGACGGGTCGTCGCCCTCGTTGTGGCCGCGTCGGCGGTAGCAGACGAGGTCGATCACGACGTCGCGATGGAAGCGCTCGCGGTACTCGAAGGCCAGCTGGGCCACGTGGATGACGGCCTCCGGGTCGTCTCCGTTCACGTGGAAGACCGGCGCCTGGATCGTCTTGGCGACGTCCGTGGCGTAGACCGACGTGCGGGCGTCGCTCGGCGTCGTGGTGAAGCCGACCTGGTTGTTGACGACGACGTGGATCGTGCCGCCCGTGCGGTAGCCGCGCAGCTGCGACATCTGCAGGGTCTCGACGACCACGCCCTGACCTGCGAAGGCCGCGTCGCCGTGGACGAGGATCGGCAGCCACGCGAACGTGCCGATGGGCTTGCGGTCCTGCTTCGCGCGGACGATGCCCTCGAGCACGCCGTCCACCGTCTCGAGGTGCGAGGGGTTCGCCGCGAGGTACACCGGCAGCGAGGAGCCGTCGTCGGCGACGAACGTGCCCTCGGTGCCCAGGTGGTACTTCACATCGCCCGAGCCACGCTGGTTGCCGGGGGTCTGCGTGCCCTCGAACTCGCGGAACACCTGGCCGTACGTCTTGCCGGCGATGTTCGTGAGCACGTTCAGGCGGCCGCGGTGGGCCATGCCGATGGCGGCGCCCTCCAGCCCGGCCGTGGCTGCGCCCTGGAGGATCTCGTCGAGGAGCGGGATCAGTGACTCGCCGCCCTCGAGCGAGAAGCGCTTCTGGCCGACGAACTTCGTCTGGAGGAAGGTCTCGAAGGCCTCGGCCTCGTTGAGCTTGCGCAGCACGCGCAGCTGCTCGTCATGGCCCGGCTTCTGGTACTTGACCTCCACCTTCTCCTGGAACCAGCGGCGCTGCTCGGGGTCCTGGATGTGCATGTACTCGATGCCGAGCGTGCGGCAGTACGAGTCGCGCAGGACGCCGAGGATGTCGCGGAGCTTGGCGACGCGACGGCCGCCGAAGCCGCCGGTCACGAACTCGCGGTCGAGGTCCCAGAAGGTGAGGCCGTGGCTCTCGATCTCGAGGTCCGGGTGCGATCGCTGCCGGTACTCGAGCGGGTCGATGTCGGCCATGAGGTGGCCGCGCACGCGGAAGGAGTTGATGAGCTCCTGCACGCGCGACTGCTTGTCGACGCGCTCGGCGAGGTCGACGGCGATGTCCGGGTTCCAGCGGATGGGCGCGTACGGGATGCGCAGCGCGGCGAAGATGTCGTCGTAGAAGCCACGCTGGCCGATGAGCAGCTCGTGCACCTTCTTGAGGAACTCGCCGGAGCCGGCGCCCTGGATGACCCGGTGGTCGTAGGTGCTGGTGAGCGTGATGGTCTTGCCGATCGCGAGCTCGTTGAGCGTCTTCTCGCTCGCGCCCTGGAACTCGGCCGGGTACTCGAGGGCGCCGGCGCCGATGATGCAGCCCTGGCCCTTCATGAGACGCGGAACCGAGTGCACCGTGCCGATGCCGCCGGGGTTGGTGAGGGAGACCGTGGTGCCCTGGAAATCGGCGGCCGTGAGCTTGTTGGAGCGCGCACGGGTGACGAGGTCCTCGTAGGCGGCGAGGTACTCGGTGAACGTCATGGTGTCGGCGCGCTTGATGCTCGGGACCATGAGGGCGCGCGTGCCGTCGGGCTTGGGCAGATCGATCGCGATGCCGAGGTTGACGTGCGCCGGTGCCACGACGGAAGGCTTTCCGTCGATCTCCGCGTAGAAGACGTTCTGGCTGCGGAACTCGTCGAGGGTGCGGATGAGCGCCCAGCCGATGAGGTGGGTGAAGCTGACCTTGCCGCCGCGGGTGCGGGCCATGTGGTTGTTGATGACGATCCGGTTGTCGATCATCAGCTTGGCGGGGACCGTGCGGACGCTGGTCGCGGTGGGGACGGTGAGCGACTCGTCCATGTTCGCGGCCAGGGTCTTCGGCAGGCCGCGCAGCGGGGTGACCTTGTCCTCCTCGGAGGGCGGCTGGCTCTCCTGGGACTCCTGCTTCGGCTTCGGTGCCTGGGCGGGGATGGGGGCGGCGGCCGCGGGCTTGGCGGTGGTGCGCGCGACCGGCTGCGAGCCGATCACGGGGATGGGCGCGGTCACGGGGTGCGCGGGGGCCGCCGCAGCGGGAGCGGCACCGGCTCCGCCCGCGGTGGTCTCGGAGTGGTACTTCTCCAGGATGGGCCACCACTCCTTGTCGACCGAGTCGCGGTTCTCCTTGAACTGCTCGTAGAGCTCTTCGACGAGCCAGGAATTGGCTCCGAACCCCCCGTCGCCACCGACGCCGGTCACCTGGTTCGACACGCTCTATCGCCCTCTTTCATCGCTGAAGATCTCCGATGCGGACGCACGACGCAGGATGCGCTCGGGCCCGCACACTCTCGACCACCAAGCCTAACCTGTTTCGACCGGGGAGACGTCGAAGAGAACGACCCGCGCCGCGTCGATCTGAGTACCGTGGAGGCATGGAGTTCTCAGGTGCCCAGCCGACCGTCGATCTCACCTACTCGGACGTCTTCCTGGTGCCGCGCCGCTCGGCCGTCACCAGTCGTCTCCAGGTCGATCTCGCCCCGCACGACGGCACCCCGGCGACCCTGCCGCTCGTCGCCGCGAACATGAACTCGGTGACCGGGCCGCGCATCGCCGCCGTGCTCGCCCGGCGCGGTGCGCTCGGCGTCCTGCCGCAGGACCTGCCGCTCCAGGAGCTCGACGCCGCGATCCGCGACGTCAAGGGGCAGCCGGTGCTCTGGGACACGCCGCTCGTGCTGCCGCCGGAGGCGAGCGTCGCCGACGCGCTGCGGCTGCTGCCAGCGGCGGTGGGGCACGGCATCGTCGTCGCACACGGTGCCGCACCGGTCGCCGTGGAGCGGATCGTCGGCATCCTCCCGGCGACCCGGCTCGCGACGGCGCTCCCCGACGCCCAGCTGGGCGACCTCGTCCACCGTGGCACCCCGTCGATCGACGCCGACGACATCGGCTCCGAGCGGCATGCCTTCGACGTGATCACCGAGGCGGATGTCGAGATGGTCACAGTGATCCGTCACGGCCATCTCGTCGGCACGCTCAGCGCACGCAGCGCCCTGCGCGCCACCCTCTACCGCCCGGCCGTGGACGCCGACGGACGCCTCGCCGTCGCCGCGGCGGTCGGCATCAACGGCGACGTGGCGGCCAAGGCCGCCGCGCTCGCAGCGGCCGGCGTGGACGTGCTCGTCGTCGACACCGCGCACGGGCACCAGGAGGGCATGCTCCGCGCGCTGCAGGAGGTCGCCGCCCTCGGGCTCGGCCTGCCCATCGTCGCGGGGAACATCGTGACGGCCGACGGCGTGCACGACCTGGTCGACGCCGGCGCCTCGATCCTCAAGGTGGGCGTCGGGCCCGGAGCGATGTGCACCACCCGCATGATGACCGCGGTCGGGCGCCCGCAGTTCTCCGCCGTGCTCGAGACCGCGCAGGCCGCCGCCGAGGCCGGGGCGCACGTCTGGGCCGACGGCGGGGTGCGCTACCCGCGCGACGTCGCGCTCGCGCTCGCCGCCGGGGCCGCCTCGGTCATGGTGGGCTCGTGGTTCGCCGGCACGATCGAGGCGCCGGGAGAACTGCAGCGTGACGCCGATGGCCGCCTCTTCAAGGAGTCGTGGGGGATGGCCTCGACCAAGGCTGTCCAGGCGCGCTTCGGCCGCCTCGACGCCTATGAGCGCGCACGCAAGGAGTTGTTCGCGGAGGGGATCTCCTCGTCGAAGATCTACCTCGACCCCCTGCGTCCCGGCGTCGAGGACCTGCTCGACATGATCACCTCGGGCGTGCGGTCGTCGTTCACGTACGCGGGCGCCGCGACCGTGCCGGAGTTCCATGAGCGCGCCCTGGTGGGGCTGCAGTCGGCGGCCGGATACGAGGAGGGCAAGGCGCTGCCGGTCAGCTGGTGATCGACCGCCGCGTCCACAGTCGCCTTCTGTAGAATCGAGCGCACTATGGACGACCCTCCCAGTTGCCGAACATCGCCCCACCGTCCCGTTCTCTCCCCGGAGAGGAAGATCTGATGGACTACATCATGTTGGGCGTGGGGCTTCTGCTCACGGTCGGCACCGGCCTCTTCGTCGCGAGCGAGTTCGCTCTCGTGAACCTCGACCGTGCCGACCTCGAAGCGCGTCAGGCACGAGGCGAGTCCCGCCTCTCGCTGACGATCAGTGCCCTCCGGCACACCTCGACGCATCTGTCCTCCGCACAGCTCGGCATCACGCTGACCACGCTGCTGACCGGATACACGATGGAACCGGCACTGTCGAACCTGCTCCGTCCCACGCTCGTCGCCTGGAACATCCCGGAGGCCGCCGTCGCCCCCATCGCGACCGTGGTGGCGATGTTCGTCGCCACGGTGCTCTCGATGATCCTCGGCGAGCTCGTCCCGAAGAACTTCGCGCTGGCGCTGCCGCTGGCGACGGCGAAGCTCGTCGTGCCCTTCCAGATCGCCTTCACGACCGTGTTCAAGCCCGCGGTGGTGGTGCTCAACGGCAGCGCCAACGGCGTGCTGCGCAGCATGGGCATCGAGCCGAAGGAGGAGCTCTCCGGTGCTCGCAGCGCGGAGGAGCTCTCCTCTCTCGTGCGGCGGTCGGCGAGCGCCGGTGTGCTCGAAGCCGACACCGCGACGCTGCTGGACCGCACGCTCACCTTCTCGCGCCTCACCGCAGCCGATGTCATGACGGCACGGCCGAGCATGCATGCGATCGCCGCGGGCGACTCCGTGGAGGACGTCATCCAGCTCGCGCGCCGCACCGGCCACAGCCGCTTCCCGGTGTTCGATGAAGACCTGGACGACATCACGGGCGTCGTGCATCTCAAAGCGGCCATCTCGGTGCCGCGCGAGCGTCGGGCCGAGGTGCCCGTCGGTGCTCTCGCGACCGATCCGCTGCGCGTGCCCGAGACGGCTCACGTCGACGCACTGATCTCGGACCTCCGGGGTCGGGGCTATCAGCTCGCGGTCGTCGTCGACGAGTACGGCGGGACCGCGGGCATCGTCACCCTGGAGGACCTCGTGGAGGAGCTCGTCGGCGAGGTGTCCGACGAACACGACCGCACGCGCGCCGGCATCATCCGCAACCGCGACGGCATCACCTTCCCGGGCGAGCTGCGTCCCGATGAGCTGCGCAGTCGGGCGGGCGTCGAGGTGCCGGAGGGCGACGTGTACGACACGGTGGGCGGCTACGTCATGAGCGTTCTGGAGCGGGTGCCGGTCGTCGGCGACGAGGTGCCCGTGGAGAGCGGCACCCTGCAGGTGGTCCGCATGGACGGCCGCCGCGTGGATCGGGTGCGCTACGTCCCGAGACCGGACGCCGTCGTCATCGAGGGGGTGTCCCTGTGAGCGATTGGGGAGGCCTCGCCTGGCTCGTCGTCCTGCTGGCGGCGAACGCGTTCTTCGTCGGCGCCGAGTTCGCGGTGATCTCCGCGCGGCGTTCGCAGATCGAGCCGAAGGCGGAACGCGGCTCGCGCCCGGCCAAGACGGCACTGTACGCCATGGAGCACGCGACGCTCATGCTCGCGACCTCGCAGCTCGGCATCACGATCTGCTCGCTGCTCATCCTGAACGTCTCCGAACCCGCGATCCACCATCTGTTGGCCGTGCCGCTGCACGCGCTGGGCTGGTCGGACGGCGCGGTGGACGTCGTGTCGTTCACGATCGCGCTGCTCATCGTGTCGTTCCTGCACGTCGTGTTCGGCGAGATGGTGCCGAAGAACCTCGCGTTCTCCATCCCCGACCGGGCCGTGCTGCTGCTGGCGACGCCGCTGGTGTGGGTGTCGAAGGTGTTCATGCCGGTGATCTGGCTGCTGAACGCGGCAGCGAACGGCGTGCTGCGCCTGTTCCGGGTGGAGCCGAAGAACGAGGCGGCATCGACGTTCACGCTCGACGAGGTGGCGACCATCGTCAACCAGTCGCGGCGTGAAGGCGTGCTCATGGACACCGCGGGCACCGTCACGGCGGCCGTCGAGTTCACCGACAAGAAGGCGCGCGATGTGGCCGTGCCGCTGAGTGACCTCGTCACGCTGCCGCAGACGACCACGCCCGACGACATCGAGAAGGCGGTGGCCCGCTACGGGTTCTCGCGCTATGTGATCGTCGACGACGAGGACGCCCCGATCGGCTACGTCCACCTCAAGGACATCCTCCGGGCGTCGGAGGGACCGGATGCCGAGGCCAAGGTGCTCGAGCCGATCCCCGGCAAGCGCATCCACCACATGGTGCCCGTCCAGGAGGACACCGACCTGGAGGACGCCCTCGCCGTCATGCGTCGCGCGGGCCGCCACCTCGCCAAGGTGCGCGACGCCCGGGGCGAGACGACGGCCGTGCTGTTCCTGGAGGACATCCTCGAGGAGCTCGTGGGCGAGGTGCAGGACGCGACCCGTCGCGTCCGCGGCCACTGACCGCCGGGTCCCCGTGCACGAAGGCCGCCGGCTCCCCTCGGGAACCGGCGGCCTTCGTCGTGGGTGTCAGCGCCAGTGTGCCCGCTCGTACTGCGGCGGCCAGGCGACCTCGTCGCCCAGCTCGTGCGCGGCGCGGAGCGCGAAGTGCGGGTCGCGCAGCCACTCCCGTCCGGCGAAGATCGCATCGGCCGCCCCGTCGACGAGCACCTGCTCGGCCTGCGCGGCGGCGGTGATGAGGCCCACGGCCGACACCGGGATCCGTCCGCCCTGGCGGACGGTCTCGGCCAGGGGAACCTGATAGCCGGGGGAGACGCTGATGCGCTGGTGGGCGACGAGCCCGCCGCTGGAGACATCGATGAGGTCAGCGCCGCGCGCGGTCGCCCAGGTGCCGACCTCAGCCGCCTCCTCGGGCGTGAACCCGCCCTCGGCGTGATCGGTCGCGGAGATCCGGACGAACACCGGCACGCCCTCGCCGGCCGCCTCGCGCACCGCGTCCACGACGCGCAGCAGCAGCCGCGCCCGGTTCTCCAGGGAGCCGCCGTACTCGTCCTCGCGGAGATTCGACAGCGGCGACAGGAACTGGTGGAGGAGGTAGCCGTGGGCGCCGTGGATCTCGATGACGTCGAAGCCGGCCTCGAGCGCCCGCCGGGTCGCCGCGGCGAATCCGTCGACCACGCGGTCGATGCCCGCCGCGTCCAGCGCGACCGGGGCGGCGAACCCCTCATAGGCCACCGCCGAGGGTGCGGTGGTCGTCCAGCCGCCTGCCGCGGCCGGGACGGTGCCGCGTTCGTCGGCCCACGGCCACCAGGTGGAGGCCTTCCGTCCGGCGTGCGCGAGCTGGATGCCGGCGGTCGCCCCGCGGTCGTGGATCGCCCGGACGATCGGGGACAGGGCGTCGCGCTGCGCGTCGTCCCAGAGGCCGAGGTCGCGGGGAGAGATACGTCCCTCGGGCACGACGGCCGTGGCCTCGGCCACGATGAGCCCGGCACCACCCGAGGCGAACTGCGCGAGGTGGGTGTGGTGCCACTCCTGCGCGACGCCGTCGACGGCGCTGTACATGCACATGGGGGAGACCCAGAGGCGGTTGCGGAATGTGGTGGAGCGGATGGTCAGCGGGGAGAAGAGAAGACTCACCGTTCGACGGTACCGCCGGCGCGGACGGGAGAGGGCCGTCGGGCTAACGTGGAGTCATGAGCGACGTGCGCGAGTGGTCCCGCAGGGACGCGGCGCGGTTCTTCCGCGCTCCGACCGCCGAGGACGACAAATACTCGCGGGGCGTCGTCGGCGTGCGCACCGGATCGGCCGCCTACCCCGGCGCCGCGGTGCTGGGCGTCGAAGCGGCCTGGCGGGCCGGCGCCGGATTCGTCCGCTACGTGGGCGCGCCGTCGGCGGTGGCGGCGGTGCTGGCCCGACGCCCGGAGACCGTCGGGGGGCCGGACGCCGGACGCACGCGGATCGGCGCCTGGGTGGTCGGCTCCGGGACCGACCCGGACGACCGGAGCGCGGCGGAGGCGCAGGCGTTGCGGGAGATCGTCGACGGCGACGTCCCCGTGGTGATCGACGCCGGTGCGCTCGATCTGGCGCCGGGCGCCCATGCCCCGTTCGTCGCCACGCCGCACGGCCGGGAGTTCGCGCGGCTGCGGGAGCGGGTCGGCATCGACGGGGCGTCGGACGGCTTCGCAGACATCCGGGAGGTGTCCGCCGCGATCGACGGCGTGGTGCTGCGCAAGGGTGCCCGCACCGTGCTCGCCGCGCCCGACGGCACGCTCATCGCCGTCGAAGCGGGGACCGGCTGGCTCGCGACGGCCGGGACGGGGGACGTGCTGGCCGGGATCGTCGCCGCCGTGATCGCTGCGAATCCGGACAGCCCGCTCATCGAGTCCGCCGCGGCGGCCGTCTGGCTGCACGGGCATGCCGCCCGTCTCGCCGCCGCGGCGACCGGGAGCGCGAGCGGCCATCCGATCGTCGCGCTCGACGTCGCGGAGGCGTTGCCTCGCGCGGTCGCGGACCTGCTGTCGTGAGGACCACCGCCCGGAGGA is from Microbacterium sp. BLY and encodes:
- a CDS encoding multifunctional oxoglutarate decarboxylase/oxoglutarate dehydrogenase thiamine pyrophosphate-binding subunit/dihydrolipoyllysine-residue succinyltransferase subunit; the encoded protein is MSNQVTGVGGDGGFGANSWLVEELYEQFKENRDSVDKEWWPILEKYHSETTAGGAGAAPAAAAPAHPVTAPIPVIGSQPVARTTAKPAAAAPIPAQAPKPKQESQESQPPSEEDKVTPLRGLPKTLAANMDESLTVPTATSVRTVPAKLMIDNRIVINNHMARTRGGKVSFTHLIGWALIRTLDEFRSQNVFYAEIDGKPSVVAPAHVNLGIAIDLPKPDGTRALMVPSIKRADTMTFTEYLAAYEDLVTRARSNKLTAADFQGTTVSLTNPGGIGTVHSVPRLMKGQGCIIGAGALEYPAEFQGASEKTLNELAIGKTITLTSTYDHRVIQGAGSGEFLKKVHELLIGQRGFYDDIFAALRIPYAPIRWNPDIAVDLAERVDKQSRVQELINSFRVRGHLMADIDPLEYRQRSHPDLEIESHGLTFWDLDREFVTGGFGGRRVAKLRDILGVLRDSYCRTLGIEYMHIQDPEQRRWFQEKVEVKYQKPGHDEQLRVLRKLNEAEAFETFLQTKFVGQKRFSLEGGESLIPLLDEILQGAATAGLEGAAIGMAHRGRLNVLTNIAGKTYGQVFREFEGTQTPGNQRGSGDVKYHLGTEGTFVADDGSSLPVYLAANPSHLETVDGVLEGIVRAKQDRKPIGTFAWLPILVHGDAAFAGQGVVVETLQMSQLRGYRTGGTIHVVVNNQVGFTTTPSDARTSVYATDVAKTIQAPVFHVNGDDPEAVIHVAQLAFEYRERFHRDVVIDLVCYRRRGHNEGDDPSMTQPLMTDLIQAKRSVRRLYTESLVGRGDITEEEYNEAKADFQNRLEIAFAETHAAETGATPIAPEIPQVEDQVGAPEVTGVPAEVIRLIGDAFVNKPEGFTVHPKIQQLLEKRLDMSRNGNIDWGFGELLAFGSLLVEGTPVRLAGQDSRRGTFVQRHAALHDRANGQEWLPLSNLSDAQGRFFVYDSLLSEYAALGFEYGYSVEAPEALVLWEAQFGDFVNGAQSVIDEYISAAEQKWGQQSSVTLLLPHGYEGQGPDHSSARIERFLQLCAQDNMIVARPSTPASHFHLLRRQAYARPRKPLIVFTPKAMLRLRGATSPVEAFTGGRFEPVIDDDRGLDRSAVKRVLVHSGKVHWDLRAELEKNPNPAIALVRLEQLYPTPIDELKKITDSYPNAELVWVQEEPENQGAWPFLALAFADVPGDRSFRPVSRPASASPATGSSKVHATEQATLIRAAVTLD
- a CDS encoding GuaB1 family IMP dehydrogenase-related protein; translated protein: MEFSGAQPTVDLTYSDVFLVPRRSAVTSRLQVDLAPHDGTPATLPLVAANMNSVTGPRIAAVLARRGALGVLPQDLPLQELDAAIRDVKGQPVLWDTPLVLPPEASVADALRLLPAAVGHGIVVAHGAAPVAVERIVGILPATRLATALPDAQLGDLVHRGTPSIDADDIGSERHAFDVITEADVEMVTVIRHGHLVGTLSARSALRATLYRPAVDADGRLAVAAAVGINGDVAAKAAALAAAGVDVLVVDTAHGHQEGMLRALQEVAALGLGLPIVAGNIVTADGVHDLVDAGASILKVGVGPGAMCTTRMMTAVGRPQFSAVLETAQAAAEAGAHVWADGGVRYPRDVALALAAGAASVMVGSWFAGTIEAPGELQRDADGRLFKESWGMASTKAVQARFGRLDAYERARKELFAEGISSSKIYLDPLRPGVEDLLDMITSGVRSSFTYAGAATVPEFHERALVGLQSAAGYEEGKALPVSW
- a CDS encoding hemolysin family protein is translated as MDYIMLGVGLLLTVGTGLFVASEFALVNLDRADLEARQARGESRLSLTISALRHTSTHLSSAQLGITLTTLLTGYTMEPALSNLLRPTLVAWNIPEAAVAPIATVVAMFVATVLSMILGELVPKNFALALPLATAKLVVPFQIAFTTVFKPAVVVLNGSANGVLRSMGIEPKEELSGARSAEELSSLVRRSASAGVLEADTATLLDRTLTFSRLTAADVMTARPSMHAIAAGDSVEDVIQLARRTGHSRFPVFDEDLDDITGVVHLKAAISVPRERRAEVPVGALATDPLRVPETAHVDALISDLRGRGYQLAVVVDEYGGTAGIVTLEDLVEELVGEVSDEHDRTRAGIIRNRDGITFPGELRPDELRSRAGVEVPEGDVYDTVGGYVMSVLERVPVVGDEVPVESGTLQVVRMDGRRVDRVRYVPRPDAVVIEGVSL
- a CDS encoding hemolysin family protein is translated as MSDWGGLAWLVVLLAANAFFVGAEFAVISARRSQIEPKAERGSRPAKTALYAMEHATLMLATSQLGITICSLLILNVSEPAIHHLLAVPLHALGWSDGAVDVVSFTIALLIVSFLHVVFGEMVPKNLAFSIPDRAVLLLATPLVWVSKVFMPVIWLLNAAANGVLRLFRVEPKNEAASTFTLDEVATIVNQSRREGVLMDTAGTVTAAVEFTDKKARDVAVPLSDLVTLPQTTTPDDIEKAVARYGFSRYVIVDDEDAPIGYVHLKDILRASEGPDAEAKVLEPIPGKRIHHMVPVQEDTDLEDALAVMRRAGRHLAKVRDARGETTAVLFLEDILEELVGEVQDATRRVRGH
- a CDS encoding NADH:flavin oxidoreductase/NADH oxidase, whose translation is MSLLFSPLTIRSTTFRNRLWVSPMCMYSAVDGVAQEWHHTHLAQFASGGAGLIVAEATAVVPEGRISPRDLGLWDDAQRDALSPIVRAIHDRGATAGIQLAHAGRKASTWWPWADERGTVPAAAGGWTTTAPSAVAYEGFAAPVALDAAGIDRVVDGFAAATRRALEAGFDVIEIHGAHGYLLHQFLSPLSNLREDEYGGSLENRARLLLRVVDAVREAAGEGVPVFVRISATDHAEGGFTPEEAAEVGTWATARGADLIDVSSGGLVAHQRISVSPGYQVPLAETVRQGGRIPVSAVGLITAAAQAEQVLVDGAADAIFAGREWLRDPHFALRAAHELGDEVAWPPQYERAHWR
- a CDS encoding ADP/ATP-dependent (S)-NAD(P)H-hydrate dehydratase, whose product is MSDVREWSRRDAARFFRAPTAEDDKYSRGVVGVRTGSAAYPGAAVLGVEAAWRAGAGFVRYVGAPSAVAAVLARRPETVGGPDAGRTRIGAWVVGSGTDPDDRSAAEAQALREIVDGDVPVVIDAGALDLAPGAHAPFVATPHGREFARLRERVGIDGASDGFADIREVSAAIDGVVLRKGARTVLAAPDGTLIAVEAGTGWLATAGTGDVLAGIVAAVIAANPDSPLIESAAAAVWLHGHAARLAAAATGSASGHPIVALDVAEALPRAVADLLS